In a single window of the Pseudochaenichthys georgianus chromosome 16, fPseGeo1.2, whole genome shotgun sequence genome:
- the LOC117460557 gene encoding clathrin coat assembly protein AP180 isoform X1: MSGQTLTDRIAAAQAGLTGSEMGRAVCKATTHEQTAPKKKHLEYLVQATQDTNVNIPSLADTLLERVGNASWVVVYKALITTHHLMVNGNEKLMQFLASRNTLFNLSNFLDKTGSHGYDMSTFIRRYSRYLNTKAFAYRQMSFDFVRVKKGAEGVMRTMAVEKLLKGMPTLQSQIDALLDFEVHAPELNNGVINACFLLLFKDLIKLYACYNDGIINLLEKFFQMKRSQCKDGLEIYKRFLARMIRVSEFFKIAEQVGIDKNDIPELTQAPHSLLESLETHLDTLEGKKPSPTKDAPANNSAPPVPPAAAAAVAPARRNAPTPGGGPPARPGPPVKPPPPTITPTPPAPITTTTSNDFDCFLLDLDPMASSSTKGATSSMTGWGDLLAEATPAAADEASEALLEEEESAEVAVAVAAAPVRPAPPSAAATLAAAAAAAAPAPASLPASAPTTAVEMDFFGDAFAPSPGDGPAAVAAGPAADAFGGSDPFATTEGSADIAPEMDLFAMRPTDKGGHHHSLLSPSCCFTRALSFARAGSFWRHCDRLIFIPRTF, translated from the exons ACCTGGTCCAGGCCACCCAGGACACCAATGTGAACATCCCCTCGTTGGCCGACACGCTGCTGGAGAGGGTCGGCAACGCCAGCTGGGTGGTGGTCTACAAAGCCCTGATCACCACACACCACCTCATGGTGAATGGCAATGAG AAATTAATGCAGTTCCTGGCATCTAGAAACACCTTGTTCAACCTCAGCAACTTCCTGGACAAAACTGGCTCCCATG GCTACGACATGTCCACGTTCATCAGACGCTACAGCCGCTATCTGAACACAAAGGCCTTCGCCTACAGACAGATGTCTTTTGACTTTGTCCGAGTCAAGAAAGG AGCTGAGGGAGTGATGAGGACCATGGCAGTGGAGAAGCTGTTGAAAGGAATGCCCACCCTCCAGAGCCAGATCGACGCACTGCTGGATTTTGAA GTGCATGCACCAGAACTGAACAACGGGGTGATAAACGCCTGCTTTCTCCTGCTCTTCAAAGATCTGATCAAGTTATATGCCTGCTACAATGACGGCATTATAAACCTGCTAG AAAAATTCTTCCAGATGAAGAGAAGCCAGTGCAAAGACGGGCTGGAGATCTACAAAAGATTTCTGGCACGAATGATCCGGGTTTCAGAATTCTTCAAAATTGCTGAG CAAGTGGGAATAGACAAAAATGACATACCTGAACTCACTCAG GCCCCACACAGTCTTCTGGAGTCCCTGGAGACCCACCTCGACACACTGGAGGGAAAGAAGCC ATCGCCCACCAAG GACGCTCCAGCCAACAACAGCGCGCCCCCTGTGCCccccgccgctgctgctgctgttgcacCAGCCAGGCGCAACGCTCCAACTCCTGGAGGGGGCCCTCCTGCTCGCCCCGGGCCTCCTGTCAAACCTCCTCCACCCACTATCACCCCCACCCCTCCAGCCCCAATCACCACTACTACCAGCAA TGATTTTGATTGCTTCTTGTTGGATCTCGACCCAATGGCCTCCTCCTCAACAAAGGGAGCCACTTCCTCCATGACTGGATGGGGAG ATCTCTTGGCTGAGG CAACTCCGGCTGCTGCTGATGAAGCCTCTGAAGCTCTCCTAGAGGAGGAAGAGTCAGCTGAAGTGGCTGTTGCAGTAGCTGCTGCTCCTGTAAGACCCGCACCTCCCTCCGCTGCAGCTACTcttgccgctgctgctgctgcagccgcCCCGGCCCCCGCCTCACTGCCAGCTTCAGCTCCCACCACAGCCGTAGAGATGGACTTTTTCGGAG ATGCGTTTGCACCCTCCCCAGGAGACGGTCCTGCTGCTGTGGCCGCGGGCCCCGCTGCTGATGCTTTTGGTGGATCTG ACCCCTTCGCTACGACAGAGGGGAGTGCAGACATTGCTCCAGAGATGGACCTGTTCGCCATGAGGCCCACTGACAAGGGGGGCCATCATCACTCCCTCCTCTC ACCTTCCTGCTGTTTCACGCGGGCCCTCTCCTTTGCCCGAGCCGGTTCTTTCTGGAGACATTGTGACCG ACTCATATTCATCCCTAGAACCTTCTGA